DNA from Brucella melitensis bv. 1 str. 16M:
TTGTCCCGGCTTTATCGCAGGCGGGTTGGAACCCTTTCCAGCCATGGTGCGTTTGTCGGGCAGAGGGGCTGCATCGAATATGTCGGTTGGTTTCATTGCATCATCATAAGGTGGCTTGACGTTTTGGACAACGGTGTCTAATTTGACATCATTGTCAAATTGCCCTGGCCTCTGGTCCGGATTGCCCGCTGTCACAATATCTCAGATCGTTACACGGTTCGCAAAAAGTGCATGATGCCGGGCAGATCATCCAAAAAGATGTAACAGATTTATATAGTTATCAGCCGCGTGCCGGTTTTTCCAGCCTGATGAAACCATCCTCCCAGGTGAAATGGGCGAGCCGAAATCGGCGCGGGCACCTCACGAAACATTGATGAAAGCGCGTCTCCCATGGCTTCCAGTCTTGTGCGCAATGCCATTGTTCTTGGCCTTCTTTCGGCCATCGGTCCTTTTGCGATTGATATGTATCTACCGGCCCTGCCGACCATTGCCACCGATCTGCGGGCGGAAACCGGCGCGGTGCAGATGAGCCTGCTCGCCTTCTTTCTGGCACTGGCGCTGGCGCAGCTTTTCTGCGGGCCCCTGTCCGATATGGTCGGGCGTAAACTGCCGCTTTATGGCGGGCTGGTGCTCTTCGCCATAGGCAGCATCGGTTCGGCGCTTGCGGCCAATATCGACGTGCTGGTGCTGTTCCGTTTCATCCAGGGATTGGGGGCTGCGGCAGGCATGGTGATACCGCGCGCCATCGTGCGCGATCTTCATACGGGTGTCGAGGCCGCGCGCCTTATGTCGCTTTTGATGCTGGTCTTTTCGATTTCGCCGATTCTGGCCCCGCTGACTGGCTCCATCATCATAAGCTTTTTCGGCTGGCGCGGGGTTTTCTGGGCCGTGTTGCTTGCCGCCGGCATCGGCATCATACTGGTTGCGACCGCGCAGAAGGAAACGCGCAGCGTCGAGGCGCGGCTTGAGAGCAATATCAGCAGCGCATTGCGCGGTTACGGGCGGCTGTTGAAGGACCGTCATTTCCTCGGCCTCGTCTTCGTGGGCGGTTTCGGTCTTGCGTCCTTGTTCGTTTATCTGGCGAATTCCGCCTTCGTGCTGATCGACCATTATGGCCTGACACCGATACAATATGCCGTGGCATTTTCCGCCAATGCCGTGTCGTTCTTCGGCGTTTCGCAGCTCAACGGCTGGCTTGGCGCGCGTTTCGGCCTTGGCCGGGTGATGCGCTTTGCTGCTTGCGGCTTTGCCGCAGCAATGCTTGCCATGTTCGCGGCGGCGCTGATGGGGCATCAATCAACTCTGGTTGGTCGCAAGCTTCCTCTTTGTCGGTTACGGCTTCCTTGGGCTGGTTATTCCAGCTACGGCGGTGCTGGCGCTCGAAGAACACGGCGAGATTGCCGGAACGGCATCTGCATTGATGGGCACGCTTCACTTCGTCATTGGTGGCGTGGCGATTGGTATTGTCGGAGCCTATTCCGATGGCACGGCGCTGCCGATGATTGGCGGCATCACCGGCTGTGCGCTGGCGGCGTTCGTGCTGGCGCAGATCGTCCTTGCCCGCAAGTCGAGAAAGCGCGGCAGAGCAACGGCGGCAGCCTGATTTTCAGGGGAAATGAAGTGGAGGCTTCTGTTGCCAGGTGCCTCCGAACCCCGCCTTAAGGGGCTAACCCTAAGGACTTTAGAGTGGG
Protein-coding regions in this window:
- a CDS encoding multidrug effflux MFS transporter, which encodes MASSLVRNAIVLGLLSAIGPFAIDMYLPALPTIATDLRAETGAVQMSLLAFFLALALAQLFCGPLSDMVGRKLPLYGGLVLFAIGSIGSALAANIDVLVLFRFIQGLGAAAGMVIPRAIVRDLHTGVEAARLMSLLMLVFSISPILAPLTGSIIISFFGWRGVFWAVLLAAGIGIILVATAQKETRSVEARLESNISSALRGYGRLLKDRHFLGLVFVGGFGLASLFVYLANSAFVLIDHYGLTPIQYAVAFSANAVSFFGVSQLNGWLGARFGLGRVMRFAACGFAAAMLAMFAAALMGHQSTLVGRKLPLCRLRLPWAGYSSYGGAGARRTRRDCRNGICIDGHASLRHWWRGDWYCRSLFRWHGAADDWRHHRLCAGGVRAGADRPCPQVEKARQSNGGSLIFRGNEVEASVARCLRTPP